One Pseudomonas tolaasii NCPPB 2192 genomic window carries:
- a CDS encoding cyclic peptide export ABC transporter translates to MNQPPRGALHELLVLLKPFRLIVTLSVVLGMVGGLSVTVLLATINSALHAQDGLTQGVVMLFAGLCLLALFSSICSDIGTNYVGQHIIARLRKELGEKVLSAPMEQIERYRSHRLIPVLTHDVDTISDFAFAFAPLAISMTVTLGCLGYLAMLSWPMFLMMVVAIIIGTAVQYLAQGHGIKGFMEARDAEDELQKHYNAIAEGAKELRIHRPRRQRMFVSGIQATADFICRTQIKSINTFVIAKTFGSMLFFVVIGLALALQSFWPSADKTVMSGFVLVLLYMKGPLEHLIGTLPIVSRAQIAFRRIAELSEQFSSPEPHLMLADKGTKASPVQQLELRDVSFAFPPVAGSDAFRLGPVNLTINEGEIIFIVGENGCGKTTLIKLLLGLYPPQQGEVRLNGHLVNAENRDDYRQLFTTIFADYYLFDDVVQGDQHIPEDANTYLQRLEIAHKVSVLDGKFTTTDLSTGQRKRLALVNAWLEERPVLVFDEWAADQDPTFRRIFYTELLPDLKRLGKTIIVISHDDRYFNVADQLVRMEAGRVMTEMAPA, encoded by the coding sequence ATGAACCAACCTCCACGCGGCGCCCTTCACGAACTGCTCGTGTTGCTCAAGCCTTTTCGCCTCATTGTCACGCTCTCGGTCGTACTCGGCATGGTCGGCGGCCTGAGCGTGACGGTGCTGCTGGCGACCATCAACAGCGCCCTGCACGCACAGGACGGCCTGACCCAGGGTGTCGTCATGCTGTTCGCCGGGCTTTGCCTGCTGGCGCTGTTCAGCTCGATCTGTTCGGACATCGGCACCAACTATGTCGGCCAGCACATCATCGCCAGGCTGCGCAAGGAACTGGGTGAAAAAGTACTGTCGGCGCCAATGGAACAGATCGAACGCTACCGCAGCCATCGCCTGATTCCGGTCCTCACCCATGACGTGGACACCATCAGCGATTTCGCCTTCGCCTTTGCACCGCTGGCCATTTCCATGACCGTCACACTGGGCTGCCTGGGTTACCTGGCCATGCTCTCGTGGCCGATGTTTCTGATGATGGTGGTGGCAATCATCATCGGCACCGCCGTCCAGTACCTGGCGCAGGGCCATGGCATCAAGGGCTTTATGGAGGCACGCGACGCCGAGGACGAACTGCAAAAGCATTACAACGCAATCGCTGAAGGTGCCAAGGAGCTGCGCATTCACCGCCCGCGCCGCCAGCGCATGTTTGTTTCGGGCATTCAGGCGACCGCAGACTTCATCTGCAGGACCCAGATCAAATCGATCAACACCTTTGTGATCGCCAAGACATTCGGCTCGATGCTGTTCTTCGTGGTGATCGGGCTGGCGCTGGCGCTGCAGTCGTTCTGGCCAAGCGCCGACAAAACCGTGATGAGCGGTTTCGTGCTGGTGTTGCTGTACATGAAAGGCCCGCTGGAGCATCTGATCGGCACACTGCCGATTGTCAGCCGTGCGCAAATCGCGTTTCGCCGGATCGCCGAACTGTCCGAGCAGTTTTCTTCACCCGAGCCGCATTTGATGCTGGCCGACAAAGGCACCAAGGCCAGCCCTGTTCAGCAACTTGAATTGCGTGATGTCAGCTTTGCCTTCCCGCCGGTGGCCGGCAGCGACGCGTTCCGCCTTGGCCCGGTGAACCTGACGATCAATGAAGGCGAGATCATCTTCATCGTAGGTGAAAACGGCTGCGGCAAAACCACTCTGATCAAATTGCTGCTGGGCCTGTACCCGCCACAACAGGGCGAGGTGCGCCTCAACGGGCATCTGGTCAATGCCGAAAACCGCGATGATTACCGTCAACTGTTCACCACCATCTTCGCCGACTACTACCTGTTCGACGACGTGGTGCAGGGTGACCAACATATTCCCGAAGACGCCAACACGTACCTGCAGCGCCTGGAAATCGCGCACAAGGTCAGCGTACTCGACGGGAAATTCACCACCACCGACCTCTCCACCGGCCAGCGCAAGCGCCTGGCGCTGGTCAACGCCTGGCTGGAAGAACGCCCGGTGCTGGTGTTCGACGAATGGGCTGCCGACCAGGACCCGACGTTCCGGCGGATTTTCTACACCGAGCTGTTGCCGGACCTCAAACGCCTGGGCAAGACCATCATTGTAATCAGCCATGACGACCGTTACTTCAACGTGGCGGATCAGTTGGTGCGCATGGAAGCGGGACGCGT
- a CDS encoding formylglycine-generating enzyme family protein, with protein MNPSRLKPLAALALTAVCGALLPGLAQAATPQPGKVFKDCKDCPEMVVLPAGTFTMGTPEDEVGREPDEGPMHDVTFAKPFAMSRFHVTAGEWDSYIRQTGVKIANGDDRPGRECIASKPRYPQGPRQPAVCMDMDDIKAYVAWLSKKTGQRYHMVSEAQREYAARAGSTGPFPFPFDEGKGYSIAQHANTYGPADGYSYSSPVGSYPPNAFGMYDMHGNVYERVADCEHPNYIGAPTDGSAWMEPNCESYQIRGNDWGEAPVFSRSGNRNNIYPQTRGDWIGFRVVRDL; from the coding sequence ATGAATCCATCCCGACTCAAACCCCTGGCCGCCCTGGCCTTGACCGCCGTGTGCGGCGCACTGCTGCCGGGCCTCGCCCAGGCCGCCACGCCGCAACCCGGCAAGGTGTTCAAAGACTGCAAGGACTGCCCGGAAATGGTGGTGTTGCCTGCGGGCACCTTCACCATGGGCACGCCGGAAGATGAAGTCGGCCGCGAGCCGGATGAAGGCCCGATGCACGACGTGACCTTTGCCAAACCTTTCGCCATGAGCCGCTTCCACGTCACGGCCGGCGAATGGGACAGCTATATCCGCCAGACCGGCGTCAAGATTGCCAACGGCGACGACCGCCCTGGCCGCGAGTGCATCGCCAGCAAGCCTCGCTACCCGCAAGGCCCGCGCCAGCCGGCGGTGTGCATGGACATGGACGACATCAAGGCCTACGTGGCCTGGCTCTCGAAAAAAACCGGCCAGCGCTACCACATGGTCAGCGAAGCCCAGCGTGAATATGCCGCTCGCGCGGGGTCCACCGGGCCATTCCCGTTCCCGTTCGACGAAGGCAAGGGCTACAGCATCGCCCAGCACGCCAACACCTACGGGCCGGCGGACGGATACAGCTACTCGTCGCCGGTGGGCAGCTACCCGCCGAACGCGTTCGGCATGTATGACATGCACGGCAACGTCTACGAACGGGTGGCCGACTGCGAGCACCCCAACTATATCGGTGCGCCCACCGACGGCAGCGCCTGGATGGAGCCGAACTGCGAGTCCTATCAGATTCGCGGCAACGACTGGGGCGAGGCACCGGTGTTTTCGCGCTCGGGCAACCGCAACAACATTTACCCGCAGACACGCGGGGACTGGATCGGTTTTCGCGTCGTGCGCGACCTCTGA